In the genome of Pseudomonadota bacterium, the window TCGGGCTCGAGTGCGCGGGGAGGGCCGACTCCCGGCTCCTCGGCCCCAAGGGGAACCGCGAGACGTTCCTCCGCCTCGTCCGCAGGCGATCCGGGACGGGCGCCGCGGGCCCCGGGAGCTCCGCGTGAGGGTGCGCATCTCGGAGGAGCTGCGGCCGAAGCTCCGCGTGGGCGTGCTGCGCCTCGAGGGGATCGAGGCCCCGCGCGACGGCGGCGACGCCCTGTGGAACGAGATCCTCGCGCGCTGCGCCGAGCTCGCGGCGCGGTACGGCGGCACGTCGATCGGCGACATCCCGGGCGTGCAGGAGTCGCGGCGCCTGTACCGCTCGATCGGGCTCGACCCGACGAAGACGCGGCCGTCCTCCGAGGCGCTCCTGCGGCGTGCGGTCAAGGAGCGCGGGCTCTACAGGATCCACCCGCTCGTCGATCTCGTAAACCTCGTGAGCCTCGAGGAGCTCCTCTCCGTCGGGCTCTACA includes:
- a CDS encoding phenylalanine--tRNA ligase beta subunit-related protein, with translation MRVRISEELRPKLRVGVLRLEGIEAPRDGGDALWNEILARCAELAARYGGTSIGDIPGVQESRRLYRSIGLDPTKTRPSSEALLRRAVKERGLYRIHPLVDLVNLVSLEELLSVGLYNEARIDGDVVTVRIGADGWRFEGIRRGEIHVGGRLCVADASGPFGSPTADSRRTSIEGEVARALAVFFQPLDGSAAALGAALERAEALAAVHLGARTAAKEIVEGRAAGAC